One Turneriella parva DSM 21527 genomic region harbors:
- the murJ gene encoding murein biosynthesis integral membrane protein MurJ, with protein sequence MSLEQKSHNRETLKNSSIFSLFTSMSRVLGLLRDMLKAYAFGTGPLSVAFDIAFRLNNMLRNLVAEGALSQAFVPLYNRYAAEGENKAREAAGVVIVFVAITMTLVTCVVIFALPYLMPLLLASEHMPADQLQLTINLSQLLFPYLVMMSVASLYMGIQYSHKIFWAASFGPALLNIVILVFFGAYAAWVRLTHGAFDVTSVYVFSIATLAAAVAQVAFQIYTVHRRGLAPRYSFSLKHGALKALGSMMLPAVFAASMQEVGQLIDVYLATSLSDRVPEAISALTYSHRLIQLPIGVFGVAVATASLPQLSKIYQTDATGETFSGSLAYSVRLNFFFLLPAVAGLMVFSEPIVRVIFQRGAFTGRSTEVTALALMCYAPGILAYSLQKLFTISLYARMNTHTPAIITAVALVMNFALSLFLMQSMLHGGLAAGSAIAAWCGVLIYIVVLLRGKVLRSPITLLQDLARIFAVNLVFAGLLVALRQYVFPERALLQLAVAIPVAMAAYVALARVAHIAEAHVLTEFLTRLRRRLPF encoded by the coding sequence GTGTCGCTCGAACAGAAGTCGCATAACCGCGAGACGCTGAAGAACTCTTCGATCTTTTCGCTCTTCACCTCGATGTCGCGGGTGCTTGGGCTGTTGCGCGATATGCTGAAGGCATATGCGTTCGGTACCGGGCCGCTGTCTGTTGCCTTTGATATTGCCTTTCGCCTCAACAACATGCTGCGCAACCTGGTTGCCGAAGGTGCGCTGTCGCAGGCATTCGTGCCGCTCTACAACCGCTACGCGGCCGAGGGTGAGAATAAGGCGCGCGAGGCTGCAGGCGTCGTGATTGTGTTTGTTGCGATTACCATGACGCTGGTTACCTGCGTGGTGATCTTTGCGCTGCCCTATCTTATGCCGCTCTTGCTTGCGAGCGAACACATGCCGGCCGACCAGCTGCAACTCACGATAAACCTCAGCCAGTTGCTTTTCCCTTATCTCGTGATGATGAGCGTCGCATCGCTCTACATGGGCATACAATATTCTCACAAGATATTCTGGGCAGCGAGCTTTGGCCCGGCGCTGTTGAATATTGTTATTTTGGTGTTTTTCGGCGCTTATGCCGCTTGGGTGCGCCTGACGCATGGCGCCTTCGACGTGACTTCTGTCTACGTATTTTCAATCGCGACCCTCGCGGCGGCAGTCGCTCAGGTGGCCTTTCAGATCTATACCGTTCACCGCCGCGGCCTGGCACCGCGTTACAGTTTTTCGCTGAAGCACGGAGCGTTAAAGGCTCTGGGCTCGATGATGCTACCGGCAGTTTTTGCAGCGTCGATGCAAGAAGTTGGCCAGCTCATCGACGTGTATCTCGCGACGTCGCTCAGCGACCGCGTGCCTGAAGCGATCTCTGCGCTCACCTATTCGCATCGCCTGATTCAGCTGCCGATCGGTGTTTTCGGCGTCGCGGTTGCGACAGCCAGCCTGCCACAGCTTTCGAAAATTTACCAAACTGATGCAACAGGCGAGACGTTCTCAGGCAGCCTTGCCTACTCGGTGAGGCTTAACTTCTTCTTTCTATTGCCCGCGGTCGCCGGTCTGATGGTTTTCAGCGAGCCGATTGTGCGTGTCATCTTTCAGCGTGGCGCTTTCACCGGTCGATCGACCGAAGTCACGGCGCTCGCGCTGATGTGTTATGCCCCTGGCATTCTCGCGTATTCGCTGCAGAAACTTTTCACTATTTCGCTCTATGCGCGCATGAACACACATACCCCCGCGATCATCACGGCCGTTGCGCTTGTCATGAATTTCGCTTTAAGTCTCTTTCTCATGCAGTCGATGCTGCACGGCGGTCTTGCTGCAGGCTCGGCCATTGCAGCATGGTGTGGAGTTCTCATTTACATCGTCGTTTTGCTGCGGGGCAAGGTTCTGCGCTCCCCCATTACGCTATTGCAAGACCTGGCGCGTATTTTTGCCGTGAACCTGGTATTCGCAGGTTTGCTCGTGGCGCTGCGCCAGTATGTCTTTCCCGAGCGGGCTTTGTTGCAACTCGCAGTGGCGATACCTGTGGCTATGGCGGCATACGTAGCTCTTGCGCGCGTGGCGCACATAGCCGAGGCGCATGTGCTGACGGAATTTTTGACCAGACTGCGGCGACGTCTGCCATTCTAA
- the panD gene encoding aspartate 1-decarboxylase: MQISLLRAKVHRAEITDANLFYEGSLTLDEDLMDAAGLMEYEKIHVVNVNNGARLETYLIKGKRGGHEVCLNGAAARLGHRGDKIIIIAYAQMTPEEAKGFQPKIVLLGEGNVIQKILPV, translated from the coding sequence ATGCAAATATCACTGCTGAGAGCAAAAGTTCACCGCGCCGAAATCACCGACGCGAATCTCTTTTATGAGGGTAGCCTCACACTCGACGAAGACCTCATGGACGCCGCCGGGCTCATGGAATATGAAAAGATTCACGTGGTGAACGTCAACAACGGCGCCCGCCTCGAGACCTACCTCATCAAAGGCAAACGCGGCGGCCACGAGGTCTGCCTCAACGGCGCCGCCGCCCGCCTCGGCCACCGCGGCGACAAAATTATCATCATCGCATACGCACAGATGACCCCCGAAGAAGCCAAAGGTTTTCAGCCGAAGATCGTTCTTCTGGGCGAGGGTAATGTGATTCAGAAGATTCTGCCGGTCTGA
- a CDS encoding YncE family protein yields MRRPVTRSLKPFYAAALLAGVNPHYIHAEPPRVYASRPVAVTATCNLQGDVKDCKVRFLLQPFKGVQLALGGQKVPARFSNADKTLAETNVVLKALPAGLGTAEIVATHPATGSNRVIAVTLAQGQPAEVPLVALDVPSARHRFVRRIATGKQPKSAMFISPTRVVLPLLDDNHSEVIDILTGQVTRLELPAKYAKRGGFVESVVVPTRGEFWVSQMQAAAIHRFAIDTLEYRGTIDLTGSWTKVLAYDTVRNLVYASNWNSSDISVVSVEKLKELKRIKMSGVPRGMAFSNDGSTMVAAIFGGKSDSDRAGRTVTIDLETQKVTSTITTGGASRHAIRLKKGSNLFAVSDMARSLIYFIEGYKKTDELRVFANPNTIAESPDGKYLYVSSRGHNNPKSYLIKGHEFGKLNVIDSQTHKMIEQIEAGNQPTGLDVSPDGRYVVLTDFLDHAMRVYERVDF; encoded by the coding sequence ATGCGCCGCCCCGTTACCCGCAGCCTGAAGCCTTTTTACGCTGCAGCCCTTCTTGCGGGAGTAAATCCTCATTATATTCACGCTGAACCGCCCAGGGTCTATGCCTCGCGGCCGGTCGCCGTCACCGCCACCTGTAACCTGCAGGGTGATGTCAAAGATTGCAAAGTCCGCTTTTTGCTGCAGCCGTTCAAGGGGGTGCAGCTGGCGCTCGGCGGGCAGAAGGTACCTGCCCGGTTTTCGAATGCCGATAAGACGCTTGCTGAGACGAATGTCGTGCTGAAGGCACTGCCTGCCGGTCTCGGCACTGCCGAGATTGTGGCAACGCACCCCGCAACCGGCAGTAACCGGGTAATTGCCGTCACGCTCGCGCAGGGGCAGCCTGCCGAGGTGCCGCTCGTGGCCCTCGACGTGCCTTCTGCTCGCCACCGTTTCGTGCGCCGCATTGCAACCGGTAAACAGCCGAAGAGCGCGATGTTCATTTCGCCGACGCGCGTCGTTTTGCCGCTGCTCGACGACAACCACAGCGAAGTGATCGACATCTTAACGGGCCAGGTCACCCGGTTAGAACTGCCGGCGAAATATGCCAAACGCGGCGGCTTTGTCGAAAGCGTGGTCGTGCCGACGCGCGGTGAATTCTGGGTGAGCCAGATGCAGGCCGCCGCGATTCACCGTTTCGCAATCGATACCCTCGAATACCGCGGCACTATCGACCTGACCGGTTCATGGACCAAGGTGCTTGCATACGACACCGTGCGCAACCTCGTCTACGCCAGCAACTGGAACAGCTCTGACATTTCGGTCGTTTCTGTCGAGAAGCTCAAAGAACTGAAGCGCATCAAGATGTCGGGTGTGCCGCGCGGCATGGCGTTCTCAAACGACGGCTCGACGATGGTTGCAGCCATTTTCGGCGGCAAGAGCGACAGCGACCGCGCCGGGCGCACTGTGACGATCGATCTCGAAACACAAAAGGTAACCAGCACGATCACGACAGGGGGGGCGAGCCGCCATGCGATTCGCCTCAAGAAAGGCTCGAACCTCTTTGCCGTGTCTGACATGGCGCGTTCGCTGATTTATTTTATTGAGGGCTACAAGAAAACTGACGAGTTGCGCGTATTCGCAAACCCGAACACGATCGCTGAATCACCCGACGGTAAGTACCTCTATGTTTCGAGCCGCGGCCACAACAACCCGAAGTCATACCTTATTAAGGGACACGAATTCGGCAAACTCAACGTCATCGATTCACAGACGCACAAGATGATCGAACAGATCGAAGCCGGCAACCAACCCACCGGGCTCGACGTCTCACCCGACGGCAGGTACGTTGTTCTCACCGACTTTCTCGACCACGCGATGCGGGTTTACGAGCGTGTGGATTTTTAG
- a CDS encoding LamG domain-containing protein, with amino-acid sequence MSKKLRNTSMWVLAALLGLLAANCSKPVPGEKEMLGKIKGKASLRLADGSTISQPGTDEYSPYLVKLSDGYLALVFGSNQGGLHDLYVAKSTTAFDGEFLPFFNTPQKITSGIGAGSKISFAAKASGTNVVVYVNYTGISSATVDPTNPGSSSLSPITNNTATVGHTIIGISGDGNKLFSTDGSGIGHSFDPGGANVTPFGYGMDNATSATQVRQENSGYEDAIIGVFYGSTFAAAGQQYFGPIFDLDTSLAFSGLSITSMSTFNADSAANDLVLFSAFDFFDGFTEDLYVITSHTSKDLWDSAGFLGLDFSAALAPPPDHWFDMFAPATSCPNLGFSMTPWSAICTAIGDSSTGSYDGTEAGEFDGSTSNMTILGQDPGNFFTIAAWVNITSVTACSTSCVIVANSGLGASTDGFRLYVDATGAVNFETGNGTLSLAISTPGGLISDVTWNHVMISVDRLSGLATLYVNGFEEGTTNAIRTDFNTNATLTFGAPDGGANPITGLMDEIKIYNFPVDATLAQLIYYE; translated from the coding sequence ATGTCGAAGAAACTGCGCAACACCAGCATGTGGGTACTTGCCGCCCTCTTAGGGCTGCTCGCCGCCAACTGCTCAAAGCCCGTGCCAGGCGAGAAAGAGATGCTGGGCAAAATCAAGGGCAAGGCAAGCCTACGCCTCGCCGACGGGTCGACAATTTCACAGCCGGGTACTGACGAATATAGCCCATATCTGGTTAAACTGAGTGACGGATATCTGGCACTGGTTTTTGGTTCGAACCAGGGTGGATTGCATGACTTATACGTTGCGAAATCGACAACTGCCTTTGACGGCGAGTTCTTACCTTTCTTTAACACGCCGCAAAAAATCACCAGCGGAATAGGCGCGGGTTCAAAAATCTCATTCGCAGCGAAGGCCTCAGGGACAAATGTGGTCGTCTACGTGAATTATACGGGTATAAGCTCCGCGACAGTCGACCCCACAAACCCCGGTTCGTCATCTTTATCACCAATTACAAATAACACTGCCACCGTTGGCCACACAATCATTGGCATCTCAGGCGATGGAAATAAACTATTTTCAACGGACGGATCGGGCATCGGGCATTCATTTGACCCTGGTGGTGCAAATGTCACGCCGTTCGGCTACGGTATGGATAATGCAACGTCAGCAACGCAGGTCAGGCAAGAAAATTCGGGTTACGAAGACGCAATTATTGGGGTCTTTTACGGTTCGACATTTGCTGCCGCTGGTCAGCAATACTTCGGCCCGATTTTTGACCTCGACACATCGCTTGCATTCAGTGGCCTTTCCATTACTAGCATGTCAACGTTCAACGCCGACAGCGCCGCAAATGATCTAGTGCTATTTTCTGCGTTCGATTTTTTCGATGGGTTCACCGAAGATCTTTATGTCATCACCAGCCACACTTCGAAAGATTTGTGGGATTCAGCCGGGTTTCTTGGCTTAGACTTTTCTGCTGCGTTGGCCCCACCACCAGACCACTGGTTCGACATGTTTGCACCGGCGACGTCTTGCCCAAATCTCGGTTTTTCTATGACACCTTGGAGTGCAATCTGCACAGCTATTGGTGATTCAAGCACGGGCTCTTACGACGGCACCGAGGCTGGTGAATTCGACGGCTCAACATCGAACATGACTATCTTGGGCCAAGATCCGGGTAATTTTTTCACGATTGCCGCCTGGGTGAATATCACCAGTGTTACCGCCTGTAGTACCAGTTGCGTTATCGTCGCCAACTCGGGGCTTGGTGCCAGCACAGATGGCTTTCGACTTTATGTCGATGCGACCGGCGCAGTGAATTTCGAAACCGGAAATGGGACGCTCAGCTTGGCGATTTCTACCCCTGGAGGCCTGATATCAGATGTCACCTGGAACCACGTGATGATCAGCGTCGATCGCCTCAGCGGTTTGGCGACGCTTTATGTCAATGGCTTTGAAGAAGGCACTACAAACGCAATTCGAACAGATTTCAATACAAACGCAACGCTCACGTTCGGTGCACCCGACGGTGGTGCGAATCCGATTACAGGATTGATGGATGAAATCAAGATATATAATTTTCCGGTTGATGCTACCTTGGCTCAGCTAATCTACTACGAATAA
- a CDS encoding type 1 glutamine amidotransferase: MRFIVLRHQEEEGLGTIAEWLKLNGHSHFYVNLFAKQRPPSNALMAYDALVSMGGPMSVNDDSELMQTSLALTADFVQAKRPVLGVCLGAQAIAKVAGGTVAQSAFELGFDRVSPVSAHPFFASGKLAVEDWDVFQWHGENFTLPAGAAHLFSGKLVANQGFTYKQALGLQFHNELSLEWYTMWYEGLRHKFENMDKLVPPSADMPFVSLKTNLFALLNTWQREWS, from the coding sequence ATGCGTTTTATCGTGCTTCGCCATCAAGAAGAAGAAGGTCTCGGCACTATTGCCGAATGGCTGAAACTAAACGGACACTCGCATTTCTATGTGAACCTATTCGCAAAGCAGCGCCCACCGTCGAATGCGCTCATGGCATACGACGCGCTCGTGTCAATGGGTGGGCCCATGTCGGTCAATGACGACAGTGAGCTCATGCAGACGTCACTTGCGCTGACCGCTGATTTCGTGCAGGCGAAGAGGCCGGTCTTAGGTGTTTGCCTCGGCGCACAGGCAATTGCAAAGGTGGCCGGTGGCACAGTTGCGCAATCTGCCTTTGAACTCGGGTTTGACCGCGTCTCGCCGGTATCGGCGCACCCATTCTTTGCCTCTGGAAAGCTGGCGGTCGAAGATTGGGATGTCTTTCAATGGCATGGCGAAAACTTTACGCTCCCGGCAGGTGCCGCTCACCTGTTCAGCGGCAAGCTTGTCGCAAACCAGGGTTTCACCTACAAGCAGGCTCTCGGCCTGCAGTTTCACAACGAACTTTCACTGGAATGGTATACAATGTGGTACGAGGGCCTGCGCCACAAATTCGAGAATATGGATAAACTCGTACCACCCTCGGCTGATATGCCGTTTGTGTCTCTCAAGACGAATTTGTTCGCTCTGTTGAATACTTGGCAACGCGAATGGTCTTAG
- a CDS encoding flagellar basal body-associated FliL family protein: protein MADAEDLDQDDGGEDSVAAPISSGRSRIVTILIWVVAGLIALALMFVISVMVAKYYKNADFQETESITIAPPSAPPAIFKIQHEFRVNTADTDEAHYAQATITLGYEGELNKMLDAELAKRLPQMIHIINIILGGKRKDELFTPLQKLNLGEEIKNQINMILRDGKISEVMFEQLVVS from the coding sequence ATGGCAGACGCAGAAGACTTAGACCAGGATGACGGCGGTGAAGATAGTGTCGCCGCCCCGATAAGTTCTGGTCGTTCACGCATCGTGACGATTCTTATCTGGGTAGTCGCAGGCCTCATCGCGCTCGCGCTGATGTTTGTAATTTCGGTCATGGTCGCGAAATATTACAAGAATGCTGACTTTCAAGAGACCGAAAGTATCACGATTGCCCCCCCCAGCGCGCCCCCGGCTATTTTTAAGATACAGCATGAATTTCGTGTAAACACTGCCGATACCGACGAGGCGCACTATGCGCAGGCGACAATCACGCTGGGTTACGAAGGCGAACTCAACAAGATGCTCGACGCCGAACTCGCCAAGCGATTGCCACAGATGATACACATCATTAACATCATTTTAGGCGGTAAGCGCAAAGACGAACTTTTTACACCGCTGCAAAAATTGAATCTGGGTGAAGAAATCAAGAACCAGATCAACATGATCTTGCGTGACGGCAAGATCTCAGAGGTAATGTTTGAACAGCTGGTTGTCAGCTAG
- the plsX gene encoding phosphate acyltransferase PlsX, translating into MSAGTSPDLWMAVDAMSGDHGPTPLVSGTVNAARELDAHVLLVGDEKILNAELRRHGYSGPNIRVVHASEVITMEDSPAMAVRQKKDASVNVAARLVASGEALGFFSPGNTGASMAAALAHMGRLPGVKRPAIATPIPREDGGATVLLDSGANVDCKPEYLVQFAIMGEVYSREIMGVINPKIGLISNGEEDTKGNEMTLAALNKLRKLPYDFVGNVEGRDLYGTGKPVHVVVCDGFVGNIMLKSIEGLAKTIFSSLKKNINASAIAQGGALLMKPAFLAVKKRMDYATYGGAPLLGVAGVCIIGHGSSSAKAVRNAIRVGLEFGQKSVTQRIADNIKRFA; encoded by the coding sequence ATGTCTGCGGGCACATCACCCGACCTCTGGATGGCCGTCGACGCGATGAGCGGCGACCATGGCCCCACCCCGCTCGTGTCTGGCACCGTTAACGCAGCGCGCGAACTCGATGCTCACGTGCTGCTCGTCGGCGACGAAAAAATTCTGAACGCTGAGCTCAGGCGCCACGGCTACAGCGGCCCGAATATTCGCGTGGTGCACGCCTCTGAAGTGATCACGATGGAAGACTCGCCTGCAATGGCCGTGCGGCAAAAAAAAGACGCGTCGGTAAACGTTGCAGCCCGGCTGGTTGCATCTGGCGAAGCATTGGGATTTTTCTCTCCCGGCAATACCGGCGCCTCAATGGCGGCGGCGCTCGCCCACATGGGCCGGCTGCCGGGAGTCAAGCGGCCCGCCATTGCCACCCCGATACCGCGCGAAGATGGCGGCGCGACAGTGCTGCTCGATTCGGGCGCCAATGTCGACTGCAAGCCCGAATACCTCGTGCAATTTGCGATCATGGGTGAAGTTTACTCGCGCGAAATCATGGGAGTGATAAATCCTAAAATTGGCTTAATCTCTAACGGCGAAGAAGATACCAAGGGCAATGAGATGACGCTAGCGGCGCTCAATAAACTGCGCAAGCTGCCGTATGACTTTGTTGGTAATGTCGAAGGCCGCGACCTCTATGGCACGGGCAAGCCCGTGCACGTGGTCGTCTGCGATGGGTTTGTCGGTAATATCATGCTGAAGTCGATCGAGGGCCTCGCGAAGACGATCTTCTCAAGCCTCAAAAAGAATATTAATGCTTCGGCGATTGCGCAGGGCGGCGCGCTGCTGATGAAGCCTGCTTTTTTGGCCGTCAAGAAACGAATGGATTATGCTACATACGGTGGGGCCCCGCTTTTGGGCGTCGCCGGTGTCTGCATTATCGGACACGGCTCTTCGAGCGCGAAAGCCGTGCGCAACGCAATACGCGTCGGCCTCGAATTCGGGCAAAAGAGCGTAACGCAGCGCATCGCAGACAACATTAAGAGGTTCGCCTAA
- the recN gene encoding DNA repair protein RecN, with translation MLESLTVKDFALIRELNIQFGSGLNLITGETGAGKSVILGALSLVLGYKATTDMIRSGAKRATVEAAFAMPPDTRAGAKALRQILADQGLDDDEGSLIVRREISIEGKGRSFVNSRQVPSAILREIGKFLVDIHGQNEHQNILTVDSHRAILDRYAHLGELVAEMRKLHRAREEARQKLSSVTLSEDDKARRLDILQHEIRELESARIDDVREIEELIAREKSLANAETLVSDLNSVYEALSGEGGFVSRGGSIERMLEADSQYDESLGEILNQFRESYYVLEEVSRQVRSKAESYSLNPEELEEMRERIGLLQSLARKYGSRGAAATGAKETDYAKGLENAKAYLEKARNELTGIELSSGEEARLRKEIETLNSQMKDKALYLSEKRRLASLELEQKVQQELKALGMEETHIKVSIRWEYADDGTVTQAASPDKKYVISPTGLDIVEFLMASSSRDTLRPLRKIASGGEMSRIMLALKKVIIETDPVYTMVFDEVDAGVGGRIAEAVGKKLAGLSLASQVIVITHLHQIAGLSPDEVRHFKVSKHKEDGTRITRLSKEQRLQEIARMIAGENITESALTHAKALLSQKID, from the coding sequence ATGCTCGAATCACTGACGGTAAAAGATTTCGCCCTCATTCGTGAGCTGAATATTCAATTCGGTTCGGGCCTCAACCTGATCACCGGCGAAACCGGCGCAGGTAAGTCAGTTATTCTCGGAGCATTGTCTCTGGTGCTCGGTTACAAGGCGACCACCGACATGATCCGTTCGGGCGCCAAGCGCGCGACGGTAGAAGCAGCGTTTGCGATGCCCCCCGATACCCGCGCGGGAGCCAAAGCGCTGAGGCAAATTCTCGCCGACCAGGGGCTCGACGACGACGAAGGCAGCCTCATCGTACGCCGCGAAATCAGCATCGAAGGCAAAGGCCGCAGCTTTGTCAATTCGCGTCAGGTGCCCTCGGCCATCTTGCGCGAGATTGGCAAATTTCTTGTCGATATTCACGGCCAGAACGAGCACCAGAATATTCTGACCGTCGATTCGCACCGCGCGATACTCGATCGCTACGCACATCTCGGCGAACTCGTTGCCGAAATGCGCAAGTTGCACCGGGCGCGTGAAGAGGCGCGGCAGAAACTCTCGAGTGTCACGCTCAGCGAAGACGATAAAGCGCGTCGCCTCGATATTCTGCAGCATGAAATTCGCGAGCTTGAATCGGCGCGCATCGACGATGTGCGCGAAATTGAAGAACTCATTGCAAGAGAAAAGAGTCTCGCAAATGCCGAGACATTGGTGAGCGACCTGAACTCCGTCTACGAGGCTTTGAGCGGCGAGGGCGGGTTCGTCTCGCGTGGCGGTTCGATCGAACGCATGCTCGAGGCCGACTCGCAGTACGACGAGTCGCTCGGTGAAATTCTCAACCAGTTCAGAGAGAGTTATTATGTGCTCGAAGAAGTGTCACGTCAGGTGCGCAGCAAGGCCGAGTCTTATTCACTGAACCCTGAGGAGCTCGAAGAGATGCGCGAGCGTATCGGCCTTTTGCAGTCTCTCGCTCGTAAATATGGCAGCCGCGGTGCTGCAGCCACGGGGGCGAAAGAGACCGACTACGCAAAGGGTCTCGAAAACGCCAAAGCCTACCTTGAGAAGGCGCGCAACGAACTCACGGGCATCGAACTTTCTTCAGGCGAAGAGGCGCGCCTGAGAAAAGAAATAGAAACCTTAAACTCACAGATGAAAGACAAGGCGCTTTATCTTTCAGAAAAACGCCGCCTCGCCTCGCTCGAACTCGAGCAGAAAGTTCAGCAAGAGCTCAAGGCGCTCGGCATGGAAGAGACGCATATCAAAGTCTCTATCCGGTGGGAATACGCAGATGACGGCACAGTGACGCAGGCTGCATCGCCCGATAAAAAGTACGTTATATCTCCCACTGGGCTCGACATCGTCGAGTTTCTGATGGCGTCGTCGTCGCGCGATACGCTGCGCCCCTTACGCAAGATTGCCTCGGGCGGCGAAATGAGCCGCATAATGCTCGCGCTCAAGAAGGTCATCATCGAAACCGACCCGGTTTATACCATGGTGTTCGACGAAGTAGACGCAGGGGTAGGCGGGCGCATTGCCGAAGCAGTTGGCAAAAAGCTCGCAGGCCTGTCTCTCGCTTCTCAGGTCATTGTCATCACGCACCTGCACCAGATTGCGGGGCTTTCACCTGACGAAGTACGCCACTTCAAGGTCTCAAAACACAAAGAAGACGGCACGCGCATCACGCGGCTCTCGAAAGAGCAGCGCTTGCAAGAAATCGCGCGCATGATCGCCGGCGAAAACATCACCGAATCGGCGCTGACGCACGCGAAGGCGCTGCTGTCGCAGAAGATTGACTAA
- a CDS encoding flagellar FlbD family protein, whose translation MIELSRLNGKVFFLNHNLIEIFEATPDTVIKLTDGTKYVVRESTAEMLEKIVAFNRQIFAEKTRVE comes from the coding sequence ATGATCGAGCTTTCACGCCTCAACGGAAAGGTCTTCTTTCTGAACCATAATCTCATTGAGATTTTCGAGGCGACGCCCGATACGGTGATTAAGCTCACCGATGGCACGAAATACGTCGTGCGCGAAAGCACGGCAGAGATGCTCGAGAAGATCGTTGCCTTTAACCGGCAGATCTTCGCGGAAAAGACCCGGGTAGAATAG
- a CDS encoding thiamine phosphate synthase, which yields MHASGILSDQYHLYLICDGETCAKHGLTTADFVTGATKGGCRTIQYRHKGISAREYETNLLPLIDICRSAGTSLVVNDHAGLAEKYALPLHLGQEDALPSGLTVPYGRSTHGFAELALALKAKPAPAYIALGTMFPSPTKPDVATNRHVVGEYLTRTSLPLVLIGGITLDNVHELPKHERVYFAVIGDAFRFGARKEGIEKFVRLFAHELIHGQKG from the coding sequence ATGCACGCAAGCGGTATTTTATCCGATCAATATCACCTCTACCTTATCTGCGACGGTGAAACCTGCGCAAAGCACGGTCTGACTACCGCTGATTTTGTCACCGGCGCAACCAAAGGGGGATGCAGAACGATACAATACCGGCATAAGGGTATTTCGGCGCGCGAGTACGAAACGAATCTTTTGCCGCTGATAGACATATGCCGCAGCGCTGGCACGAGCCTTGTGGTCAATGACCATGCTGGGCTCGCAGAAAAGTATGCACTGCCGCTGCATCTGGGGCAAGAAGATGCGCTGCCTTCTGGGCTGACCGTGCCTTACGGCAGATCGACGCACGGTTTTGCCGAACTCGCCCTCGCGCTCAAAGCCAAACCAGCGCCTGCGTACATTGCGCTCGGCACCATGTTCCCCAGCCCGACCAAGCCTGATGTCGCGACCAACCGGCACGTGGTCGGCGAATATCTGACGCGCACGTCGTTACCGCTGGTTCTGATCGGCGGCATTACGCTCGATAATGTTCACGAGCTGCCCAAACACGAACGTGTTTACTTTGCTGTAATTGGTGATGCGTTTCGGTTCGGGGCTAGGAAAGAGGGCATTGAGAAGTTCGTGCGCCTTTTTGCCCATGAATTAATTCATGGGCAAAAAGGCTAA